In a single window of the Bradyrhizobium erythrophlei genome:
- the fdxA gene encoding ferredoxin FdxA: protein MTYVVTEACIKCKYTDCVEVCPVDCFYEGDNMLVIHPDECIDCGVCEPECPADAIKPDTEPGLEKWLEVNTEYAKSWPNITQKKESPPDAKDFEGMEGKFEKYFSPAPGTGD from the coding sequence ATGACTTACGTCGTCACTGAAGCCTGTATTAAATGCAAATATACCGATTGCGTTGAAGTCTGCCCCGTCGACTGCTTCTACGAGGGCGACAACATGCTGGTCATCCATCCCGACGAATGCATCGATTGCGGTGTGTGCGAGCCCGAATGCCCCGCCGACGCCATCAAGCCGGACACCGAGCCCGGTCTGGAGAAGTGGCTCGAGGTCAACACCGAATACGCCAAGAGCTGGCCGAATATCACCCAGAAGAAGGAATCCCCGCCCGACGCCAAGGATTTCGAGGGCATGGAAGGTAAGTTCGAGAAATATTTTTCTCCAGCACCTGGTACCGGCGACTGA
- a CDS encoding CarD family transcriptional regulator, translating to MPNKTAKTAAKATGSKATASKVAAPKAAAPKTAPKVVVKPVAASKPAAKPAAVAPRVEEPKKVLTQRQGFKTNEFVVYPAHGVGQILAIEEQEIAGAKLELFVINFMKDKMTLRVPTAKVANVGMRKLSEPALVKRALETLKGRARVKRTMWSRRAQEYEAKINSGDIVAIAEVVRDLYRSESQPEQSYSERQLYEAALDRLSREIAVVQHVTETEAVKEIEGQLAKSPRRGAKAEVEADAEADADADGDDTAVADEAA from the coding sequence ATGCCAAACAAGACTGCCAAAACTGCCGCGAAAGCGACGGGTTCGAAGGCCACTGCTTCGAAAGTCGCCGCTCCCAAAGCCGCTGCCCCCAAGACTGCTCCGAAGGTCGTGGTGAAACCTGTTGCCGCCAGCAAGCCCGCCGCCAAGCCTGCGGCCGTCGCGCCGCGGGTCGAAGAGCCGAAGAAGGTTCTGACCCAGCGTCAGGGCTTCAAGACCAATGAATTCGTGGTGTATCCCGCCCACGGTGTCGGCCAGATCCTGGCCATCGAGGAGCAGGAGATCGCCGGCGCCAAGCTTGAGCTGTTCGTGATCAATTTCATGAAGGACAAGATGACGCTGCGGGTGCCAACCGCCAAGGTCGCCAATGTAGGCATGCGCAAGCTGTCGGAACCGGCGCTGGTCAAGCGCGCGCTGGAAACCCTCAAGGGCCGTGCCCGCGTCAAGCGCACGATGTGGTCGCGCCGCGCCCAGGAATACGAAGCCAAGATCAATTCCGGAGACATCGTCGCGATCGCCGAAGTGGTGCGCGATCTCTATCGCTCGGAATCGCAGCCCGAACAGTCCTACAGCGAACGCCAGCTTTATGAAGCAGCCCTCGATCGGCTGTCGCGGGAAATCGCCGTCGTGCAGCATGTGACGGAAACCGAGGCGGTGAAGGAAATCGAAGGCCAGCTCGCCAAGAGCCCGCGCCGCGGCGCCAAGGCCGAAGTCGAGGCCGACGCTGAAGCCGATGCCGATGCCGATGGCGACGACACCGCGGTGGCGGACGAAGCAGCGTAA
- a CDS encoding RNA-binding S4 domain-containing protein: MERQRLDKWLWHARVVKARTSAAALVEAGHVRINGVREKAPGHAVKPGDVLTIGLDRSVRILKVVGFAERRGDASAARVLYDDLQGRPE; this comes from the coding sequence TTGGAGCGCCAGCGTCTCGATAAATGGCTGTGGCACGCGCGGGTGGTAAAGGCCCGCACCAGCGCGGCCGCGCTGGTCGAGGCCGGTCATGTCCGCATCAATGGCGTGCGCGAGAAGGCCCCCGGTCATGCCGTGAAGCCCGGCGACGTGCTGACCATCGGGCTCGATCGCAGCGTCCGCATCCTCAAGGTGGTCGGATTTGCCGAGCGGCGGGGCGACGCGTCGGCCGCGCGCGTGCTGTACGACGATTTGCAAGGGCGGCCGGAGTAA